gtattTTCTCACTGTGCCATGCTTCAAAGCTACACCCTTATGTCAGACACAGTGGGTTCACCAAGATGAATAAACCCTGAGAGAAGACTACGgacaaaaggaaactgagaacGGGTAAAGGGCATGGCAAAGCTGAGCCTGCAACATTCTAGTCTCTCAATAATCATCTGAGTACCTTTTGCGTGCAAAGCAGCTCAGCCTGGTGATTAGGGGTGTGGGCTTGGATTCAGATGTGttgaaatcctggctctcccacttTCTAGCTGTCAGAACTTGGAAAAGTTGCTcaaacttctctgaacctcagtttctccagacCATGGACTGGAAGTCAATCATAACTACTTCCTGAAGCTGCTGTGAGGAGTAAACATGACAGTCTGTGAAAGcacttcctccccctgcccctcctgcctagGTAACTCTTACTCATGCTTCCACCATCATTTCGCAAATGCCACTTTCTTGAGGAAGCCTTTCTTCATGGCTGTCCTCGGGGACCTCAGCTGGTCTCCCCCCATCCTCAGTCACAGCACCGTGAACTTGCCCTGTGTCAATTCACATCATCAACTTGAGGTGTGGGCTCGCTTGCTGATCATTTATTAATGTTGGTCTCACCCACTAGAGACTACCAGCTCCATGAGAAGAGGGTCTGTCTTTGATGCCctagcacccagcacagagcctggcacacagcagaaaAGTGTCACTAAACACctactgagtgaaagaaaagcATTTAGCCCGGAAGCCTGACACATGCCAAGTACTCTGTAAATGAGAGCTTGGCACTGTGCCCCGTGCTTCTGCAGGAGTGAGCCCCAAAGTTTATAGAGTCTGATGAGGGAAAAGACACATGCAGAAGTAACTATCCACTGCATAACTGGAGAAGATGGTCACCCAGGCCCAGAGAAAGAGCCCCTCCAGCTCTGACAAGGCAGAGATCACCTTTTGATGAGGACAATTCAGAAAGGCTTTCCAAAGGAGCAGTGGCACTGGGGACTCCACACTTCAAAAGTACCAGTCCTAACAAAAATGGGGTGTGGGGTGTTTCTCTTTCAGGCCAGAAGCCTGGCCTAAGGCAAAGTCTACATCAGATCTGTAATTCGtgctttctttcacttattcattcatcgTTCATCAGATTTGTCTTGAGAACTTAATaagtgccaggtactattctagatACTAGAGATGAATGAACAATACCAACAAGCCAATGTTCCCCCTGCCCACCCAAAAGGCTTCCATGGCAACACCATGTTAACCAGCATCCTACTCACTCCTCTGTGACCTGGGCTCCCAACCGCATCACTTCCTCTAATAGAGGAAAGGTCTTATCACTTAAAAAATGCATCTCCCTCAGTTTAGCTTCCAGGTTGCACTTGGAGAGCAGTGCCAGTGGCAGATGCCCAAGGCAAATTACAATTCTTGCACATCTTGCTTAAGAATGTGAAAGCTGAAAGAAGATCTTCAGATACAACACTGTTATCTGTGGACCAAGAATGCCACATGCCATTTCAAGTAAACAAAGTATATTGTGGCCATTAAGTCATCATCCTCTACAGCCACTCCCAACGGTgaaccctgaggggattcaggatggagagaaactggacactggccctagatactgaaggtgcacatcaaaggaatgatttcagtgagcccaggctcttgcatcttcccagacacagaaaagcattaaattcatttaacttgagatgtctggttttctttaattagcagtaatctttcaGTATCTAACTACCTGATTTTTTTGTCTGAACTCCTACAtaccctggctccttccctgcctcctcggagcagtctctcagagctacctgagaggcGGTAACCCGGGCTGAAGTCCTCGGCAAGTCcgctaaataaaatataattctcaacttttaggtggTGCATTTTTTTACGTCAACACATCTTAGATGCAGAAAGTGGATCCCAGAGAAGATGACGCTTGACCAAGGTCATCAAGTGAACCAACTAAAGGCAGATACCAGAATAGAATCTGGGGGTCCCACCTTCCAGACCTGGGtgcttctgatttttcaaagaaatttccCATTCTACCATCACCAGGAGCCACAGTCCCAGGAGGAGCCCTGGGACCACTGAAAACTGAGCCGAGGGTTCAGAGTTACAGCAGCAGAAAAGACACTAACAGTTTTCTGAAGAACTTACTAATTAAGCATCAGTCACTGTAATAAGCACTtgacagaaattatttcacttgaatcctcacaaccacccctGAAGTTGGTACTagcatttcccccattttacaggttacAAAACTAAGGCACCGAGAGGCTAAGCAATCTGCCCAAACACCCACAAATGTTTGATAAAAGAGAAAGCAGTGAGGTGGCAGAACAGCGCTGCGTAAACTAGGCTTCAACGGCGCCCAGGGCTTTGAAGGAGTTAACGATACACTGGAAAGATCCACAAGTCGTGTGCAACCTCGACGGGGCTCCAGGGCTTCGGTTCCCCGCgactctccctcccctgcagcctctcTTTCCAGCTGCGGCAGGGTGTGAACGTGGTGCCATGCccggagactttccttcatcctGGAAGGGGCGCCTTCGAGGAAATCCACCGCCGCCCTCGCCTGGCACATTCCAGAAGCGAAACCCGCAGCTGGAGGGGCCGACGGTGTGTGAGGACTTCCGCGCGGGCGGAGGGGAGCGGGAGGGAGGAGACGCGAGCGGCGGGCCGCGGGCGCCCGGCGCGCAGACACAGGGCCCACGGGGGCAGCGCCCGAGAACGCGAGCCCCGGCCGGCCGGGTGGGGCGAGTACCTTTCGGAGGAAGCTGGCGACCACCTGCTCGAAGGGGTACTTGAACACCTGGTGCACGTCCACGGTGATCCCCATTCCCGCGCGCGAACCACGCCTCCGCGAGCACACGGCGCGCGAGCTGTCTGTCCCTGGCTGCAGGCGTCCACGCCGGGGCAGCcaaagcgggggggggggtgggttttttttttccccctttttcaaacTTTCGAAACTTTATTGTCCACTCAGAGAAACAGACAGCTGGTcacacccccgcccccttccGCCGGCGTACAGTCTGGGCGACCCGCGCGGAAGGCGCTCAAGGCGCGGGGCCGCGGGCGGTGTCGGCTGGAGGGGCCTGGAGGCTCCGGGAGCGGCCCCGCCCCGGCTGCTCACGCCCCGCCCCGGCTGCTCACGCCCCGCCCCGgacccgccccggccccgccccctggaaGACCACGCCCCGGCCCCGGCCACGCTCGCAGACCCAAATTTCCGCTCGCGAGCCGCCACTACGTATCCCTGAGCCTTGGACCTTGCTACTGGGGCTTTTCTGTCATAGCTTCGCCTGGAGCTTTAAGCCGCTATTTGCagcaataaaaaagtaataataaatacgTAAACTACCCGCCGTCCAAGTTTAGGGGTTGTAATATAACCCTCCTCCGGTTGCCAAATCCGGAATGACAAAGGACAGCAAACGCGTTACTCGCACGACCTGGGCAGCTGCCTCTAAGGCTTTAGGTTGAGTCTCAAGTACTTAAAAATGGTCCATATCTGCATCTGACTCCGTAAGGAAATTCCTATGCTCACTAAAGTTTAAACACCATGGAGCAAGAACACAGGGGTATAAAAAGAATTCTGAGTATTGTTCAGTCAACCATACAGATTTTAGGAGAGCGAGCAAGTGAATCCATTAATCCAATACCTTATGCAACATACTGCtctctgagcacctactatgtgccaagcgcTGTCGCAGACACTGGATTCAGCAGTAAGTAAAGCACAGCCCCTGCTGTCAGTAAGATGAGTGAGCCAGATGACTTACCACTCAATAAACAAAACAGGGAAATAAACAGGATAATGTTAAAGGTACAGGTGGGTGGCATGCTTTTGGCTAGGATGAATAAGGAAGGTCGCTGGTGGTggcttttacatttataattttacaatttcGCTTGTGCCTGGGCCCTGGCATACTTATCAGGCAAAACCCTAGCCTTGGATAAATCCACTCTCCGCTTACTCGACTAAGCCActgaaagagactggaggaaaatACACAGCCATTGTAACAGGCCTCTCCTTAAATTCATAACCATTAACCTCAAGGGGCTTTTTAATGGTGCGAGACAAAAATACTACCTTTCTCTAATCCACTTACTGTCCTAGGCTCCTCTCACCTCAAACCTCCAAcacctcccttcccagccttATTCTCAAGAGATGACCTTGCTTCCTTTTCCACTTAATAAATAGGGAACGTCTCTCTACCACATCTATCTACCCACCTGTCCAAATGCCCTGCTTTCAATGCTGCTCTTGTGGACGAACTTTCAGCACTTAGTTTAGGGCCAGTCTCTCCACGTGTCCACCAAATCCAGCTGTGGGCAGGCAGATGGTTAGCAAACagctctcctttttaaaaaaaaaaaaaaaaaaaaaaaaaaaaaaaggtccctgACTTCTAATGGCTATGATTTCTGTGGTGTCAATACTGCCACCATGGCCAATTCCAAACAACTGGCATGGTGTTATTTCTACCAACTACATACAATACACCTAACTGTGAGAACACAGACCCTGGAAACATAATAACGTAACTAGGAAGCGATGCCTTTGAATAcctattacctttttaaatatagtttatttagTTGGAAAgttatatgttaatatttaatatttaaaaaccaatggATAGCATTCAGAACAAAGTACCCTAAAATGTGGCACCTTagcatattgaatattttaagctgaaagagttaaaacaaaacaaaacagtagaaGCAGGAAGACCTCTCTGGCTttcccctgcccttttccctgAAGCAGCTCATAAAATGCTCTTGTGACAGGAGCCCACTCTGTACCTGGAGGTAAGAAGCATCTTTATCTCCAGGATCAAGGGTCACCAGGAGGAATCCGAACAAACAGGCCCTGCCAAGTTTCCACAGTTTGCTGCACTTAGCTCACACCCTTTGTCCTGTCATATTTCTCCACAGCTGCCCACTCTTCATCAGACCTAGAATAAGAACACTAAGATTTAACCATTTGTTCAGGGtctcatttccttatgaaggctccCATGTCACTTACACTTACTTAAAAAACTTACGATAAATGTGTATGCTTTTTTCCTCTTACTCCATCCTTGTCATTTTAACTTTCAGATCCAGCCAGGGACCTTAACAAGGTCAAGGAAtaattcttcctcctcccttacACAGCTCTACTGAATTCCTGAAGGTTCTTTGTCCTCGTTCTTGTTCAAGGACATCTTGAGCCATATCCAACCCACTTTTTTGCATCATCAGTTTTGCCTCCACTGGATCATTACACCCAGCGTACAAGTACGTTGTGAtttcttccatcttaaaaaacaaacccacTGCTAATCCCTTATCTTCTTCCAGCTCTATTCCAGTTCTTTGCTCCATTTTTGCTCCTATGATCTCTTGAACCCATTCCAGTCAGTTCGAGTCCCTGTCACTCCACAGAACCTACTGTT
The sequence above is a segment of the Camelus ferus isolate YT-003-E chromosome 3, BCGSAC_Cfer_1.0, whole genome shotgun sequence genome. Coding sequences within it:
- the LOC116662753 gene encoding formin-like protein 20 gives rise to the protein MPGDFPSSWKGRLRGNPPPPSPGTFQKRNPQLEGPTRNRQLVTPPPPSAGVQSGRPARKALKARGRGRCRLEGPGGSGSGPAPAAHAPPRLLTPRPGPAPAPPPGRPRPGPGHARRPKFPLASRHYVSLSLGPCYWGFSVIASPGALSRYLQQ